TGGTGCATGGTGTGGCGGCGGCGCTGGCGCTGGGGCAGCCGCGGGTGTGCGGTCAGGGCGGCGCCCTGCGCCACCTGCCGACCTTCGCCGCGGCCTACCGGCGGGCGCTGGCCACCCAGCTGCCGGGCGCCACGCTGGTGGAGGCCGCCGGCGATGCCTGCGACGGTGCCCTCAGCCTTGCCGCCGATCAGCTGGCTGGTCTCTGATCAAACCCCGTTGAGCTCGGCGGCCGCCAGATCGGCCAGATGCGACGACCAGTGATCAACGGCGGCGGGTTCGGCCGCTTCCACCATCACCCGCAGCAGCGGTTCGGTGCCGCTGGCCCGCACCAGCACCCGGCCTTCGCCGCCCATGGCCGCCTCCGCCTGGGCCACCGCCTCGCGCAGGAGCAGGCTGTCCTGCCAGTGCTGACGCCGCTGGCGGTCGGGCACGATCACGTTCACCAGCACCTGGGGATAGGGCGAGAAGCTGGTGTCCATCCAGTCGGCCAGGGAGCCGGCACCGGCATGGATGCGGGTGGCCACCTGCAAGGCCGTGAGCAGCCCATCGCCGCTCATGCCGTGATGGGCCGAGAGGATGTGGCCCGACTGCTCACCGCCAAGGGCAGCGCCGCTGGCGGCCATGGCGGCATGCACGTGCTGATCGCCCACGGGAGTGCGATCGAGCACACCACCTCGCGCCAGCCAGGCCCGCTCGAAGCCGAGGTTGGACATCACCGTGGCCACCAGGCGGCTGCCGGGCAGCTCACCGGCCGCCAGCAGCTCCCCGCCCCAGAGGTAGAGGATCTGGTCGCCGTCCACCACCCGGCCACGGCCGTCCACGGCCAGCATGCGGTCGGCGTCGCCATCGAACGCGAAGCCCATCGCCGCGCCATGGGCCAGCACCGCCTGCCGCAACGGCTCCAGGTGGGTGCTGCCGCAGCCCACGTTGATGCGGCTGCCGTCGGGGTTGCCATGCAGCACCGTGAGATCGGCGCCGAGGGCGCGGAACACCGCTTCACCGCAGGCAGTGGCCGATCCCCAGCAGAGGTCGAGCACGATCGGGCAGCCATCCAGGCGGCGCCCCGCGACGCTCGCCAGCAGGGTGTCGGTGTAGGCGGCCAGCAGCTCGGGCCGCTGCCGCACGGCGCCGCAGACACCGGAGGAGGCGCTGGCCGTGGCAGTGGCACGGCCGCGCAGGCCGGCTTCGATCACCTCCTGCTGCTGCCGGTCGAGCTTGTCGCCGCTGGGGCCGAACACCTTGATGCCGTTGTCATGGGGCGGGTTGTGGCTGGCCGACACCATCAGCCCGCCGGCGGCACCACACCGGCGGATCGCACCGGGCACGGCGGGGGTGGGGCAGAGCCCGAGATCCCACACCTCCCGACCGGCCGCCGTGAGGCCGGCGGTGAGCGCCGCCACCACCATCGGGCCGCTGCTGCGGGAATCCATGCCGACCAGCACCGCCCCCTCGGGCGGCAGCACCTGGCCGCACCAGTAGCCCACCTGCAGGGCCAGCAGGGGCGTGAGATGGGTGCCGACGCGGCCGCGGATGCCGTCGGTGCCGAACCAGGTGCCACCGGCACTGAGTGGCGGGCCGATGGGCAGGGGGGCCGGCTCCGCCATGAACACGCAATCGCTGGGCGCAGATTAGGAGCAGGCCTCCAGGCGGATGCTCCAGGCGGCGCCAGCTACACGCTGCGACGGGGCCACCACACCCAGCGCACCAGTTCGGCCACGGCCCAGAGCAGCAGAGCGCCCACCACCCAGCCGGGCAACGCCCGCAGCGGCCAGAAGGGGCGGAGGAAGAACACCCCCGCCGCCAGGGCGGTCACGGCCAGGGCGCGGCGGCGCTGGCGGGCACCGGGCAGGGTCGTCAACCAGGGAGGCAGGGAGGGCCGCAGCGCCATGGCGATCGGAGACGTGGTTCCAGAATGCCAAGACTTTGCCGGCGTCAGCGCCACCCCTGCCGCCTGTGCCCAGTCCGCCAACGGCCGCTGCCCCGACGCGCGGCCCACGCACCTTGGCGCTCACCGTGCTGGGGAGCCTGGCCCTGCTGGTGCTGGGCCGCCAGGCGCTGAACGCCCGGCCCCTGCCCACCCCCGACACCGCCACGGCAGCGCTGGAACGCACACGGCAGTGGGACCTGGACCCGGAGCGGCGCCGCGAGGCCAGCCTGCTGCTCACGGCCCGGGCGGCGGCCACGCCGGCCCGGCAGCACCAGCTGCTGCAGGGCCAGGGCTGGGGCCG
This genomic window from Synechococcus sp. MW101C3 contains:
- the glmM gene encoding phosphoglucosamine mutase, whose protein sequence is MAEPAPLPIGPPLSAGGTWFGTDGIRGRVGTHLTPLLALQVGYWCGQVLPPEGAVLVGMDSRSSGPMVVAALTAGLTAAGREVWDLGLCPTPAVPGAIRRCGAAGGLMVSASHNPPHDNGIKVFGPSGDKLDRQQQEVIEAGLRGRATATASASSGVCGAVRQRPELLAAYTDTLLASVAGRRLDGCPIVLDLCWGSATACGEAVFRALGADLTVLHGNPDGSRINVGCGSTHLEPLRQAVLAHGAAMGFAFDGDADRMLAVDGRGRVVDGDQILYLWGGELLAAGELPGSRLVATVMSNLGFERAWLARGGVLDRTPVGDQHVHAAMAASGAALGGEQSGHILSAHHGMSGDGLLTALQVATRIHAGAGSLADWMDTSFSPYPQVLVNVIVPDRQRRQHWQDSLLLREAVAQAEAAMGGEGRVLVRASGTEPLLRVMVEAAEPAAVDHWSSHLADLAAAELNGV